Within the Magnetospirillum sp. ME-1 genome, the region GGACGGTGCCTTCGTAGCACACCAGCCGGCCGCGAGCGTCATACACGGCCCGCGCGTTCTCGGCGATCCAGATGATTTCGCCGTCATGGGTCCACACCCGCGCCTCGAAATTGCGCACCACCGAATCGCGGGCCAGGATTTCGCGGAAGCGTTCGCGGTCGGACGGGTCGACGTACAGCGAGCGGGCGATGTCGGTCAGCCCGGCGATCAGCTCGGCCGGGTCCTTGTAGCCGTAGATCCGCGCCAGCGCCGGATTGGCGTCGAGATAACGCCCGTCCGGGGTGGTGCGGTAGATGCCCTCGACGGCGTTCTCGAACAGCGAACGATAGCCGCCGAGATCATCGTCACTGCGGGAAAAGGCTACGACGTCGCCGCTCATTCACTTCCAGACCCATTGGACCCATTCCAATTTGGACAGTGCCACTGACGGATTATGCGCTGCAACAGAATCCGGTGATCACCCTACTTTTGTCTCTCGATGCTGGATTTTGCGCCCGGCTGACTCTAAGAAGGTGGGTCTGTTTTCGAAAGGACCAGGGCATGAGGATCGGAATCGTCGGATGCGCCGGACGCATGGGCCGGATGCTGATGGAGGCGGTGCTGGCCGCCGAGGGGTGCCGGCTGTCGGGCGGCACCGAACGGGCCGGAACCGAATTCATCGGCCGCGACTTAGGCGTTCTGCTGGGCCGCGAATCGGTGGGCGCCTCGGTGGGCTCGGACCCGGCGGCCCTGTTCGCCGCCTCGGACGCCGTCATCGACTTCACCGCGCCGGCCGCCACCCTGGCCCATGCCGCCCTGGCCGCCGAACAGGGCAAGGTTCTGGTGGTGGGCACCACCGGCCTCGCCAAGGACGACGAGGCCCGGCTGGCCGAGGCGGCCAAGCGCGCCCCCATCGTCTACGCCCCCAATTTCAGCGTCGGCGTCAACCTGCTGATGGCGCTGACCGAGCGCGCCGCCTCCATCCTGGGCGAGGATTACGATATCGAAATCGTCGAGATGCACCACCGTCACAAGGTGGACGCGCCCTCGGGCACGGCGCTGGGCCTGGGCCGCTCGGCCGCGCTCGGCCGGCAGAAGCCTCTCGATTCCGTGTGGTGCAAGAGCCGCGACGGCCATACCGGGGCGCGGCCCAAGGGCGAGATCGGCTTCGCCACCCTGCGCGGCGGCGACGTGGTGGGCGACCACACCGTGATGTTCGCCGCCGAGGGGGAACGGGTGGAACTCACCCACAAGGCCTCGTCCAGGGCGGTGTTCGCCAAGGGCGCGGTGCGCGCCGCCCGCTGGGCGGCCGACCGCCAGCCGGGGCTTTATTCCATGCGCGACGTGCTGGGGCTTTGACCATGAGCGAAGAGCAGAAGGCCCCGGAGCCACAGATCAGACGCCGCTACAAGGAGTGGGAGCACACCTCGCCCGAGGAAGTGGCATTCTCGCGCAAGGTGTTCTACGGCATGATGACCGTGCTGGCGATTCTGCTGGGGGCGCTGGTCTACGGGGCGCTAAGATAGGCCTGTCGTCTTGGTGTCGTGGCGCTGTCGCGAGGGTTCCCCCATGCTGGCGCCACCTTTTCCGAGGGTCCGAAGCATGACCGATACCGCCGAAACCATCCGTGAGCTGCGCCTGCAACGCGCCTGGTCCCAAGAACAGCTGGCCGAGATCGCGGGCATCAGCGCCCGCACCGTCCAGCGGCTCGAACAGGGCCAGGTGGCCGCGCTGGAAACGCTGAAGGCCCTGGCGGCGGCCTTCAACATGCCGATCGATCGCCTTCGGGGAGGGTCAGACCCCCTCGCCAAGGATGACGCCATGACCGAAACCGCCGTACCCTTGCCTACCCCCCGTGATCCCCAAAGGACGTTCCGCCGCCACCTTCTGGTGTTCGCCGGCGTGATGAGCGGGCTGGCCGCCCTCAACCTCTTCCACAACCCGGATCATCTCTGGGTGATCTATCCGGCCCTGGGCTGGGGCGTCCCGCTGGCCATCAAGGCCCTGTCCCTGCGCTCCTCGCCGCCGACCACCGGCTGAGATCGCCGTTCCCCCGCCCCAAGGGCGGGGGAACGTCCGCGTCAGGCGCTGGTATCGACGTTGTTGCCGCCGCTCTTGGGGCCGCCCTTGGCGACGCCCACCAAAGCGGGACGCAGCAGGCGGTCGTGCAGCGTGTAGCCTGCCTGCATCACCAGCACCACGGTGCCCTCGATCTGGCTGGGGTCTTCCATTTCCATCATGGCCTGATGCAGGTTGGGGTCGAACCGTTCCCCCTGGGCCGCCACCGGCTTGATGCCGTAGCGCTCGAAGGTGGCCAGCAATTCCCGCTCGGTCATCTCGACGCCGGTGGTCAGCGCCGCCAGGGATTCGTTGCCGTCGCGCGCCGTGGCCGGCACGGAATCCAGCGCCCGGCGCAGGTTGTCGGCCACCGACAGCACGTCCTTGGCGATGTTGGAGACGGCGTACTTGCCGCGGTCCTCGGCCTGCTGCTCCAGGCGGCGGCGAGTATTCTCGGTCTCGGCCTTGGCATAAAGAACGTCGTTCTTCAAGCGGGCGATTTCCGCCTCCAGCTCCTTGATCCGGTCGGATTCGGCGGCCGGCGGCGCAGCGGATTCGGCGGCCGGGCCGGGGGCGGCCTCCTCGGCGGCGGGCATCTGCTCGGCGGTCTGATCCTGGGTCATAATGAGGCTCTCTCGATTTCTAGGGTTGTCAGGTGGGTTGCCCGATCAGGCGGCCGATCACACGCGCGGTGTAATCGACCATGGGAATGATGCGGGCGTAGTTGATGCGTTGCGGGCCGATCACGCCGATGGCGCCGACGATGCGTTCGCGCGAATCGCGATAGGGCGCCACCACCATGGAACAGCCGGTGACGCCGAACAGCTCGCTCTCGGCGCCGATGAAGATCTGCACCCCGTCGGCGACGCGGGTGAGGTCCACCAGGCGCAGGAACTGTTCCGAGGTCTCCAGCGCCTCGAACAGGCCGCGGATGCGTTCCAAGTCCTCGACGGCGGTCACGTCTTCCAGCAGATGGGACTGGCCGCGCACGATGAGCGCCGAATTGCTTTCACCCCCCGCCCAGGTGGCCAGCCCGGCCTCGATCACCCGTTTGGTGAGCGAATCGAGAAGGGTGCGCTGGTGTTCCAGCTCGGCGGTGATCTCTTCGCGCACCTCGTCCAGGGAACGCCCGGCCAGCCGGGCGTTGAGGTAGTTGCCGGCCTCGATCAGGGTGGACATCTCGACGCCGTCGGGCAGGTCGAGGATGCGGTTCTCCACCATGCCGTCCTCGGTGACCAGCACCACCAGGGCGCGGTTGCGGCCCAGCCAGACGAATTCCACGTGCTTGAGCGTACGCTGGATCTTGGGCGCCACCACCACGCCGGCGCAGCGCGACAGACCCGACAGCGCGCCCAGGGCCTCGCCCAGCACCTGCTCCATGGAGCGGCCCGCCGCCTTGCACTGGGCGTCGATGGCCGAGCGCTCGGATTCGGCCATGCGACCCACTTCCAACAGGCCGTTGACGAACAGCCGCATGCCCGCCTGGGTGGGCAGCCGCCCGGCCGAGGTATGGGGTGCGTAAAGCAGGCCGAAATCTTCCAGATCGGCCATGACGTTGCGGATGGTGGCCGGCGACAGGCCCAGGGTGAGGCGGCGCGACAGGGTGCGCGAGCCGATGGGCTCGCCGGTTTCCACATAGGATTCCACGATCTGGCGGAAGATTTCCCGCGATCGGTCGTTCAGCTCGGTGATGACGGGGCCCTTGGTCCGTACCATTGCCTTCTCCGGTGCGGCGAAAATCTAGTGGTGCCCAGCCCCCTCGTCAATGTCGGGGGGTCGAGATTGTGGACGGCACCCACCATATGGAGGTAGCTTGCCGCCTCTTCCCCTTGAGAGGACTCCCCAAAGCATGAGACCGTCCGGCCGCGCCCCCGACCAGCTTCGCACCGTCATCCTGGAAACCGGCGTGTCCCGCCATGCCGAGGGCTCGTGCATCGCCAGGTTCGGCGACACCCATGTACTGTGCACCGCCTCGGTGGAAGAGAAGGTTCCGCCCTTCCTGCGCAACACCGGCAAGGGCTGGGTCACCGCCGAATACGGCATGCTGCCGCGCTCGACCCACACCCGCACCGACCGCGAGGCGGCCAAGGGCAAGCAATCGGGCCGCACCCACGAGATTCAGCGCCTGATCGGCCGTTCGTTGCGCTCGGTCACCGATCTTACCGCCATGGGCGAGCGCCAGATCAAGATCGATTGCGACGTGCTGCAGGCCGACGGCGGCACGCGAACCGCGTCCATCACCGGCGCCTTCGTCGCCCTGCACCTGGCCTTCCAGCGCCTGGTGCGCCTGGAGCTGCTGAAGGCCGTGCCGCTCACCGACCACGTGGCCGCCATCTCGTGTGGCATCTATGAAGGCACCGCCGTCCTCGACCTGGACTACCCCGAGGATTCCAACGCCCAGGCCGACGCCAATTTCGTCATGACCGGCAATGGCGGCATCGTCGAGATTCAGGGCACCGCCGAGGAGCGCCCCTTCTCGCGCGCCCAGTTCCTCGAGCTCACCGACCTGGCCGAAGCCGGCATCCGCCAGCTGGTCGAGGCGCAGAAGAAGGCATTGGGGCTGTCATGAGCGCCCGGCGGTTCCAGGGGGGCAGGCTGGTCATCGCCAGCCACAATGCCGGCAAGGTCCGCGAGATCGGCGAGCTTCTCGCCCCTTACGGCACCGAGGTCGTCTCGGCCGGCACCCTGGGCCTGCCCGAGCCCGACGAGACCGGCGACACCTTCGTCGCCAATGCGGAACTCAAGGCCCGCGCCGCCGCCAGTGCCTCCGGCCTGCCCTCGCTGGCCGACGATTCGGGCTTGGCGGTGGACGCCCTGGCCGGGGCGCCGGGTATCTTCTCCGCCCGCTGGGCGGGTGAAAAGAAGGATTTCGCCTTCGCCATGGCCAAGGTCCAGTCGGCGCTCGGCGACGAGAAGGACCGCACCGCCCGTTTCGTCTGCGCCCTGGCGCTCGCCTGGCCCGACGGCCATTGCGAGACCTTCGAGGGCGTGGTGGAAGGCGATATCGTCTGGCCGCCTAGGGGCGAGAACGGCTTCGGCTACGACCCCATCTTCCTGCCCAAGGGCGGCGCGCTCACCTTCGGCGAGATGGATGCGGCCGCCAAGCACGCCATCAGCCACCGCGCCGACGCCTTCGCCAAGCTGGTGGCGGCGTGTTTCGGGACCAGGGATTGATTGGGCTATCGCCCAAACCCATCCGGGGCCATGCCCCGGACCCCCTTTGATTTTGTCAGGGGGGCTTTCCCATGACGTCTTCCCCAGGCTTCGGCATCTATATCCACTGGCCGTTCTGCCTGTCCAAGTGCCCCTATTGCGACTTCAACAGCCATGCCGCCCAATCCATGGATCAGGGGCGCTGGCGGGCCGCCCTGCTGGCCGAGCTGGATCATTTCGCCGGTGAAACCGAGGGCCGGACCCCCACCAGCATCTTCTTCGGCGGCGGCACGCCGTCGCTGATGGACCCCGAGACGGCCGGCGCGCTGGTGGCCGAGGTGAAGCACCGCTGGGCTTGCGCGCCCGACCTGGAAGTGACGCTGGAGGCCAATCCCACCAGCGTCGAAGCCGACCGTTTCCACGCCTTCCGCGATGCCGGCATCGACCGCCTGTCGCTGGGCATCCAGGCCCTGGACCCCGACTCCCTGACCTTCCTGGGCCGCCGGCATTCGGTGGACGAGGCGCTGGCCGCCTTGCATCTGGCCCAGGCCACCTTTCCCCGCGTCTCCTTCGACCTGAT harbors:
- a CDS encoding DUF5310 domain-containing protein, giving the protein MSEEQKAPEPQIRRRYKEWEHTSPEEVAFSRKVFYGMMTVLAILLGALVYGALR
- the hrcA gene encoding heat-inducible transcriptional repressor HrcA produces the protein MVRTKGPVITELNDRSREIFRQIVESYVETGEPIGSRTLSRRLTLGLSPATIRNVMADLEDFGLLYAPHTSAGRLPTQAGMRLFVNGLLEVGRMAESERSAIDAQCKAAGRSMEQVLGEALGALSGLSRCAGVVVAPKIQRTLKHVEFVWLGRNRALVVLVTEDGMVENRILDLPDGVEMSTLIEAGNYLNARLAGRSLDEVREEITAELEHQRTLLDSLTKRVIEAGLATWAGGESNSALIVRGQSHLLEDVTAVEDLERIRGLFEALETSEQFLRLVDLTRVADGVQIFIGAESELFGVTGCSMVVAPYRDSRERIVGAIGVIGPQRINYARIIPMVDYTARVIGRLIGQPT
- the rph gene encoding ribonuclease PH, which codes for MRPSGRAPDQLRTVILETGVSRHAEGSCIARFGDTHVLCTASVEEKVPPFLRNTGKGWVTAEYGMLPRSTHTRTDREAAKGKQSGRTHEIQRLIGRSLRSVTDLTAMGERQIKIDCDVLQADGGTRTASITGAFVALHLAFQRLVRLELLKAVPLTDHVAAISCGIYEGTAVLDLDYPEDSNAQADANFVMTGNGGIVEIQGTAEERPFSRAQFLELTDLAEAGIRQLVEAQKKALGLS
- a CDS encoding helix-turn-helix domain-containing protein, which translates into the protein MTDTAETIRELRLQRAWSQEQLAEIAGISARTVQRLEQGQVAALETLKALAAAFNMPIDRLRGGSDPLAKDDAMTETAVPLPTPRDPQRTFRRHLLVFAGVMSGLAALNLFHNPDHLWVIYPALGWGVPLAIKALSLRSSPPTTG
- the grpE gene encoding nucleotide exchange factor GrpE is translated as MTQDQTAEQMPAAEEAAPGPAAESAAPPAAESDRIKELEAEIARLKNDVLYAKAETENTRRRLEQQAEDRGKYAVSNIAKDVLSVADNLRRALDSVPATARDGNESLAALTTGVEMTERELLATFERYGIKPVAAQGERFDPNLHQAMMEMEDPSQIEGTVVLVMQAGYTLHDRLLRPALVGVAKGGPKSGGNNVDTSA
- the dapB gene encoding 4-hydroxy-tetrahydrodipicolinate reductase, giving the protein MRIGIVGCAGRMGRMLMEAVLAAEGCRLSGGTERAGTEFIGRDLGVLLGRESVGASVGSDPAALFAASDAVIDFTAPAATLAHAALAAEQGKVLVVGTTGLAKDDEARLAEAAKRAPIVYAPNFSVGVNLLMALTERAASILGEDYDIEIVEMHHRHKVDAPSGTALGLGRSAALGRQKPLDSVWCKSRDGHTGARPKGEIGFATLRGGDVVGDHTVMFAAEGERVELTHKASSRAVFAKGAVRAARWAADRQPGLYSMRDVLGL
- the rdgB gene encoding RdgB/HAM1 family non-canonical purine NTP pyrophosphatase — protein: MSARRFQGGRLVIASHNAGKVREIGELLAPYGTEVVSAGTLGLPEPDETGDTFVANAELKARAAASASGLPSLADDSGLAVDALAGAPGIFSARWAGEKKDFAFAMAKVQSALGDEKDRTARFVCALALAWPDGHCETFEGVVEGDIVWPPRGENGFGYDPIFLPKGGALTFGEMDAAAKHAISHRADAFAKLVAACFGTRD